A stretch of the Flavobacterium aquiphilum genome encodes the following:
- a CDS encoding ABC transporter permease, with product MNGIDKSGDWLFEITPKNKFFSLNFKEIWQYRDLLFLFVKRDIITVYKQTVLGPLWYLIQPLFTSVTFTIIFNNVAGIDTGTVPPFLFNLAGISVWNYFTACLNGTSDTFKANAGIFGKVYFPRIITPLSIVISNLIKFGIQFLIFIVFYVFFVLKGVDLSINPLVVFFPVLVVIMGILGLGLGMVISSMVTKYRDLSYLIGFGIQLLMYLSAVMYPMTLIKDKLPEFGWLVEYNPLAYIIETSRYMLLNTGEISVLGLSYTLLVTIVLFFVGLLIFNRTEKSFIDTV from the coding sequence ATGAATGGTATAGATAAGTCTGGCGATTGGCTGTTTGAGATAACACCAAAGAATAAATTTTTCTCTTTAAATTTTAAAGAAATTTGGCAATACAGGGATTTGTTATTTCTGTTTGTAAAACGAGATATAATTACAGTCTATAAACAAACGGTTTTGGGGCCACTTTGGTATTTGATTCAGCCATTGTTTACTTCTGTTACATTTACTATTATTTTTAACAACGTAGCAGGGATAGACACAGGAACGGTGCCTCCTTTTTTATTTAATTTAGCAGGAATTTCAGTTTGGAATTATTTTACTGCCTGTCTTAACGGTACTTCAGATACTTTTAAAGCCAATGCCGGTATTTTTGGGAAAGTTTATTTTCCGAGGATTATTACACCGCTATCTATTGTAATTTCCAATTTGATAAAGTTCGGAATCCAGTTTCTGATTTTTATAGTGTTTTATGTTTTTTTCGTTTTGAAAGGAGTTGATTTAAGTATAAATCCATTAGTTGTTTTTTTTCCAGTCTTAGTTGTTATAATGGGAATATTAGGATTGGGATTGGGAATGGTGATATCGTCGATGGTGACTAAATATCGCGACTTAAGTTATTTGATAGGTTTTGGAATACAATTGTTGATGTATTTATCTGCTGTAATGTACCCAATGACATTGATAAAAGATAAATTACCAGAATTTGGCTGGTTGGTCGAGTACAACCCATTAGCTTATATAATAGAAACATCTCGTTATATGCTTTTGAATACCGGTGAAATTTCGGTGTTAGGCTTAAGTTATACGCTGTTGGTTACTATTGTCTTGTTCTTTGTAGGGCTTTTGATTTTTAATAGAACGGAGAAGAGTTTTATTGATACTGTTTAA
- a CDS encoding four helix bundle protein, protein MDHKDLDVWKKSMDLVESVYKLTHQFPETEKFGLISQMRRSAVSIPSNIAEGSARKGDKELLQFLYIAIGSIAELETQYLIAMRLGFLSNESIVEKQLIEVKKLLLGFKNYIDKKL, encoded by the coding sequence ATGGATCATAAAGATTTAGATGTTTGGAAAAAGAGTATGGATTTAGTTGAATCTGTTTATAAATTGACTCATCAATTTCCAGAAACTGAAAAGTTTGGACTAATAAGTCAGATGAGAAGATCGGCAGTTTCGATTCCATCTAACATTGCAGAAGGTTCTGCCAGGAAAGGGGATAAAGAATTGTTACAGTTTCTTTATATTGCAATTGGTTCAATTGCAGAACTTGAAACACAATATTTGATTGCAATGCGACTAGGATTTCTATCTAATGAATCCATTGTGGAAAAACAACTGATTGAAGTGAAGAAACTTTTATTAGGATTTAAAAATTATATTGATAAAAAGTTGTGA